The following is a genomic window from Pelomonas sp. SE-A7.
CTCAAGATCAACTGGAACCCGGTCACCGAGACCTGGAGCAACCTGAAGCTGGCGCATCAGCAGCTGGCCGTTTTCCGCTCGCTGCTGGGCATCTCCTGGATGTGGTTCTTCGGCGCCGTGTTCCTGTCCAACTTCCCGGCCTTCGCCAAGGACGTGCTGCACGGCAACGAGCAAGTGGCCTCGCTGCTGCTGGTGGTGTTCTCGGTCGGCATTGGCGTGGGTTCGCTGCTGTGCGAGCTGCTGTCGCGCCGCCATGTGGAGATAGGCCTGGTGCCGCTGGGCGCCATAGGCATGAGCGTGTTCGCCATCGACCTGTTCTTCGCCTCCAGCGGCCTGGCGCCTGGTCAGCAGCCGCTGGCGCTTGCCGGTTTCATGGCCGTGCATGCGCACTGGCGAGTGCTGATCGACCTGGGCCTGATCGCCCTGTTCGCCGGTCTCTACAGCGTGCCCATGTATGCGCTGATCCAGCTGCGCGCCGCGCCTTCGCACCGGGCCCGCATCATCGCGGCCAACAACATCCTCAACGCCATCTTCATGATCGTCAGCTCGGTGGCGGCCGGCACCTTGCTCAAGTCGGGGCTGACGATTCCGCAGCTGTTCCTGGTCGTGGGCCTGGCCAATGCGGTCGTGGCCTTCTACATCTTCATGCTGGTGCCCGAGTACCTCCTGCGCTTCGTGGCCTTCATCGCCACGCGCCTGGTCTACCGCTTCCGCGTGGTCGGCGACGAGCACATCCCCGACAGGGGCGCGGCCGTGCTGGTCTGCAACCATGTGAGCTTCGTCGATGCCGTGCTGCTGATGGCGGCTTCGCCCCGGCCGATCCGCTTCCTGATGGACCACGAGATCTTCAGGCTGCCGCTGCTGGGCACGCTGTTCCGGCTGGCCAAGGCGATTCCCATAGCGCCGCAGAAGACCGACCCGGCCACCTACGAGGCCGCCTTCGCCCAGGCCCGTGCCGTGCTCGACCAGGGCGAGCTGCTGTGCATCTTTCCCGAAGGGGGCCTGACCCGCGACGGCGCGCTCCAGCCCTTCAAGGGCGGCGTGATGAAACTGCTGGAGGGCCGGCCCGAGCTGCCGGTCGTGCCCCTGGCCTTGCAGAACCTCTGGGGCTCGTTCTTCTCTCGGGTCGAAGCCGGCCAGGCCATGGTCAAGCCGTTCCGGCGCGGGCTGTGGAGCCGCGTCGGCCTGCAGGCTTCGGCGCCGCTGGCGGCGGCGGAGGTGACGCCCGAATTGCTGCAGACCCGAGTCGGCCAGCTGCTAGGCCGCGCCTGACGCAAACATCCGCTTGACGACTCGCCGCACCCGCAGCCGGATCGCGCGGGCCAGGCGCCAGGCGGCACTGGCGCGTACCCAGGCCAGCAGCTGTTCCTTCCAGGCGGTCCAGCGCGTGTAAAGCCTTGCGAACCAGGGCAGGCTCATCAGGGCCGGCTGGGTCAGCGCAAAGAGGCGCGCCACGATGGCCGTGCCTATCACCTTGGCAGCAATGATCACCGCCAGCCCGAGGC
Proteins encoded in this region:
- a CDS encoding MFS transporter — its product is MSKQAHSNQFALLGQRRFAPFFWTQFLGAANDNLFKFAFTVLVTYQLQLSWLPPAQAGLVIGALFILPYVLFSATSGQLADKYDKTRLIRFIKSLEIAIMALAAWGFHASNVPALLGCVLLLGLHSTLFGPVKYAYLPAQLNERELTGGNGMVEMGTFVAILLGNVAGGLLIAKPVVGAQQVAIACLGLALLGRLTAQAIPLSPAADPLLKINWNPVTETWSNLKLAHQQLAVFRSLLGISWMWFFGAVFLSNFPAFAKDVLHGNEQVASLLLVVFSVGIGVGSLLCELLSRRHVEIGLVPLGAIGMSVFAIDLFFASSGLAPGQQPLALAGFMAVHAHWRVLIDLGLIALFAGLYSVPMYALIQLRAAPSHRARIIAANNILNAIFMIVSSVAAGTLLKSGLTIPQLFLVVGLANAVVAFYIFMLVPEYLLRFVAFIATRLVYRFRVVGDEHIPDRGAAVLVCNHVSFVDAVLLMAASPRPIRFLMDHEIFRLPLLGTLFRLAKAIPIAPQKTDPATYEAAFAQARAVLDQGELLCIFPEGGLTRDGALQPFKGGVMKLLEGRPELPVVPLALQNLWGSFFSRVEAGQAMVKPFRRGLWSRVGLQASAPLAAAEVTPELLQTRVGQLLGRA